The following proteins are co-located in the Castanea sativa cultivar Marrone di Chiusa Pesio chromosome 8, ASM4071231v1 genome:
- the LOC142607013 gene encoding NAC domain-containing protein 90 has protein sequence MEQLPPGFRFYPTEEELVSFYLHNKLEGKRPDVQRVIPVISIYDIEPWHLPKVSGEMCQADTEQWFFFAPRQEREARGGRPSRTTDSGYWKATGSPGYVYSSDNRVIGVKKTMVFYKGKAPTGRKTKWKMNEYRAIEEVPSSSSTVVPKLRHEFSLCRVYVVSGSFRAFDRRPEMSTRETPQLGDNRVATSSQKTTMVEKTSSSETSHSGGDHVDLPEIDGFDWGINDGLEQPLWEWEQLNWP, from the exons ATGGAACAACTCCCACCTGGTTTTCGTTTCTACCCAACTGAAGAAGAGCTCGTTTCCTTTTACCTACACAACAAGCTTGAAGGGAAGAGACCTGATGTGCAACGAGTTATCCCAGTCATCAGCATTTATGACATAGAGCCTTGGCACCTTCCAA AGGTTTCAGGAGAGATGTGTCAAGCAGACACTGAGCAATGGTTTTTCTTTGCACCAAGACAAGAAAGAGAAGCTAGGGGAGGAAGACCCAGCAGAACTACAGATTCTGGGTACTGGAAAGCAACAGGCTCTCCTGGCTATGTGTATTCATCAGATAATCGTGTGATTGGAGTGAAGAAAACCATGGTTTTCTATAAGGGGAAGGCACCCACTGGAAGGAAGACCAAGTGGAAGATGAATGAGTACAGAGCCATTGAAGAAGTGCCAAGCTCATCTAGCACCGTAGTTCCCAAG TTGAGGCATGAGTTCAGTTTGTGCCGAGTGTATGTGGTTTCTGGAAGCTTTCGAGCATTTGATCGACGCCCAGAAATGTCAACAAGAGAGACACCACAGCTTGGTGATAACAGGGTTGCAACATCTTCTCAGAAAACCACAATGGTAGAGAAAACCAGCTCATCTGAAACTTCTCACTCGGGAGGAGACCATGTTGATCTCCCAGAGATTGATGGCTTTGACTGGGGGATAAATGATGGTCTAGAACAACCTCTATGGGAGTGGGAACAACTGAATTGGCCCTAA